Proteins co-encoded in one Amaranthus tricolor cultivar Red isolate AtriRed21 chromosome 7, ASM2621246v1, whole genome shotgun sequence genomic window:
- the LOC130818437 gene encoding uncharacterized protein LOC130818437 gives MIFGGYTEEYPTICSARDSVHTLLKGSPKITTNGPIMKFDATTSQPLQQPHTDPLVVTLKIGQMKVKRVLVDTGSTSDLITMECLRKMKFEEKHLQPLDKPLIGFGGNQVIPLGTIILPVRIGERDGSRTIPIRFTVVDLTFPYNAIMGLLLINKIKAAIIPHQLLLQFERDNGQVGILKGDQVMARQCLVNTLKRGTSVIPSKREREEKSATVMSVYVDNPNTHERPDPMERYEEVGIFDGKQIKIGKDLPKAVKEDIMATIAEFRDIFAFSTEEMSGISTSVMCHKLDIKLGYKPVKQNLRHQGKERIEAAKTEVENLLKAEFIRECKYSDWLSNVVLVKKSNGKWRMCVDFTDLNKACPKDDYPLPKIDVWWIPRQATPY, from the coding sequence atgatttttggaggTTACACTGAAGAATATCCTACCATATGCAGCGCGAGAGATAGCGTCCATACTCTGCTAAAAGGATCTCCAAAAATCACGACAAATGGGCCGATCATGAAATTTGATGCTACTACCTCCCAACCGCTGCAACAACCACACACCGATCCTCTAGTGGTCACCCTCAAAATCGGTCAAATGAAGGTCAAGCGAGTACTGGTGGACACTGGAAGCACATCCGATCTCATAACCATGGAGTGCCTAAGAAAGATGAAGTTCGAAGAAAAACACTTGCAACCCCTCGATAAACCTTTGATCGGATTCGGGGGGAATCAGGTCATTCCACTGGGAACCATCATACTCCCTGTACGAATAGGGGAAAGAGATGGAAGCAGAACCATAcccatacgattcacggtgGTGGATCTCACATTCCCCTACAATGCCATCATGGGGCTTCtactcatcaacaagatcaaagcCGCAATCATTCCTCATCAACTCTTGCTACAATTTGAGCGGGACAATGGACAAGTTGGTATCCTCAAAGGGGATCAGGTGATGGCGCGCCAATGCCTTGTCAACACCCTGAAGCGAGGAACTTCCGTCATTCCCTCCAAAAGAGAGAGGGAAGAAAAGTCTGCAACCGTCATGAGTGTGTATGTGGACAATCCCAACACACACGAAAGGCCCGACCCAATGGAACGATACGAGGAGGTAGGAATATTCGACGGGAAGCAAATCAAAATCGGAAAAGACCTTCCAAAAGCGGTCAAGGAGGATATCATGGCCACCATCGCCGAGTTTCGCGACATCTTCGCTTTTTCCACGGAAGAAATGTCTGGCATATCAACAAGTGTCATGTGCCACAAACTTGACATAAAGCTAGGCTACAAACCCGTGAAGCAAAATTTAAGACATCAGGGGAAAGAGAGAATAGAGGCGGCCAAAACAGAAGTAGAAAATTTGTTGAAAGCAGAGTTCATCCGGGAATGCAAATACTCCGACTGGCTATCCAACGTCGTCCTCGTGAAAAAATCAAATGGAAAGTGGAGGATGTGTGTTGATTTTACGGATCTAAACAAGGCATGCCCCAAGGACGATTATCCACTCCCAAAGATAGACGTTTGGTGGATTCCACGGCAGGCCACACCCTACTAA
- the LOC130818438 gene encoding uncharacterized protein LOC130818438: MSANNKIGVKCLNTLHLRVSEKGILEEISNEDVEEEKSDEEKDKGEEKQQDEGKEKEDQQVVPTATNDEAEVVSQGEHEDAKSKGKNSKAEEGQDPDDNISSDEEVRMPTKKEPLVKQRKSIRIASKGRLASKGKHLVTTTPSPKPDVPPSPYIPSPPPSPIPCTPPPTTTPNSPGLGFTSFANPSVSTDPILDKL, translated from the exons ATGAGTGCCAATAACAAAATAGGTGTCAAATGCCTTAATACCTTGCACCTAAGAGTATCAGAAAAGGGGATTCTAGAGGAAATTTCCAACGAGGATGTAGAGGAAGAAAAATCAGATGAAGAAAAGGATAAGGGAGAAGAAAAACAACAGGATGagggaaaagaaaaagaggatCAGCAGGTTGTTCCCACTGCCACAAATGATGAGGCAGAGGTTGTTTCACAAGGGGAACATgaagatgctaaaagtaagggGAAAAATTCAAAAGCAGAGGAAGGTCAGGACCCTGATGATAATATTTCTAGTGATGAGGAAGTCAGGATGCCAACAAAGAAGGAGCCCTTagtaaaacaaagaaaaagtaTTAGGATTGCTTCTAAAGGGAGGCTTGCTTCTAAAGGGAAGCATCTTGTG ACAACTACTCCTTCACCAAAACCTGATGTACCACCTTCACCATacattccatcaccacctcctTCACCTATTCCTTGTACACCACCACCAACCACGACACCTAATTCACCAGGTCTTGGTTTCACTAGTTTTGCTAATCCTTCAGTTTCTACCGATCCtatccttgataaattgtag